The following proteins are co-located in the Acidobacteriota bacterium genome:
- a CDS encoding LamG domain-containing protein produces the protein MRRALYPVLLLSAVLAAVPVAAQPYGAWIIIDRDDLGYINVPHDNAFNPGSEMTIEAWVNIDTRGDCVSVAGKGWMSSYWLGVCNTTVRTYVRGTASSRDGGTIPLNRWTHIAMTYDGAERRHYVNGILAAQWAESGAIPSNNNPFQVARDPNWATPPDGTLDEVRLWNRALSIDEIRANINQEFTTPRPSLIAVYGMNGADDSLGNYDGTLEGNTAFLTFPVTTGCLTTNEVLCLQNRFSTTISWRRNTGESGTGKVVPFQTVESGLFWFFGPNNWEVMVKAIDACGPENRFWIFSAAVTNVFYRMEVFDIVGGANKIYFNYAGPPAPAVTDTNAFATCP, from the coding sequence ATGCGCAGAGCTCTCTACCCGGTATTACTCCTCTCTGCCGTCCTCGCGGCGGTACCCGTGGCGGCGCAGCCCTATGGCGCCTGGATCATCATCGACCGCGACGACCTGGGCTACATCAACGTACCCCACGACAACGCCTTCAACCCCGGCTCGGAGATGACCATCGAAGCCTGGGTCAACATCGACACCCGCGGTGACTGCGTCAGCGTCGCCGGCAAGGGCTGGATGTCTTCCTACTGGCTTGGCGTCTGCAACACCACCGTCCGTACCTATGTACGAGGCACCGCTTCCAGCCGCGACGGCGGTACCATCCCGCTCAATCGCTGGACCCACATCGCCATGACCTACGACGGTGCCGAGCGCCGGCACTACGTCAACGGCATCCTGGCGGCACAGTGGGCGGAGTCCGGCGCCATTCCCTCCAACAACAACCCCTTCCAGGTCGCCCGCGACCCGAACTGGGCCACACCGCCGGACGGCACTCTGGACGAGGTGCGGCTGTGGAACCGCGCCCTGTCGATCGACGAGATCCGCGCCAACATCAATCAGGAATTCACTACCCCGCGGCCGAGCCTGATCGCCGTCTACGGCATGAACGGCGCCGACGACAGCCTCGGCAACTACGACGGCACCCTCGAAGGCAACACCGCCTTCCTCACCTTCCCGGTCACCACCGGCTGCTTGACCACCAACGAGGTGCTGTGCCTGCAGAATCGCTTCTCCACCACCATTTCCTGGCGTCGCAACACCGGCGAATCGGGCACCGGCAAGGTCGTGCCCTTCCAGACGGTGGAGTCCGGCCTGTTCTGGTTTTTCGGTCCGAACAACTGGGAGGTGATGGTCAAGGCGATCGACGCCTGTGGCCCGGAGAACCGCTTCTGGATCTTCAGCGCCGCGGTCACCAATGTTTTCTACCGCATGGAGGTGTTCGACATCGTCGGCGGAGCGAACAAGATCTACTTCAACTACGCCGGGCCACCGGCGCCGGCAGTGACCGACACCAACGCCTTCGCCACCTGTCCGTAG
- the typA gene encoding translational GTPase TypA, which yields MTLATRDDIRNLAIIAHVDHGKTTLVDALLWQSGTFRDNQEVAERVMDSIDLERERGITIMAKNTAIQFGNTHINIVDTPGHADFGGEVERILKMVDGVLLLVDASEGPLPQTRFVLRKALEAGLPPIVVVNKIDRADARPAEVLDEIYDLFIDLDADEDQLQFPVLYAIARDGIVRREPDGEDATLLPLLEEIVHTVPPPSYDTDMPLQMLVTTLDYDDYVGRLAVGRVVNGTLEKGAEVLLCKHNGQQIPGRIAMLYGYSGLARVEARQARAGAIVALTGLDDINIGETITDPEDPRPLPLIQVDEPTLSMVFTINSSPLSGRDGKHLTSRRLRQRLEHEAMINPAVRIDPTDSPEAFQVSGRGELQLAILIEMMRREGFELSVGKPQVLIKQIDGKTHEPMEHLVIDCPEEFIGPVTQMTGTRKGRMLQMINHGSGRVRLEFRIPARGLIGFRSDFLTETRGTGILNHLFDGWDEWQGDFAHRATGSLVADRAGKTTAYAIENLQPRGTLFVTPGQEVYEGMIVGEHVRNNDLDVNICREKKLTNMRSSTSDELVRLAGARSLNLEQALEFVREDELVEVTPSAIRMRKRELAANRRPK from the coding sequence ATGACCCTCGCGACCCGAGACGACATACGCAATCTGGCGATCATCGCCCACGTCGATCACGGCAAGACCACCCTGGTCGATGCCCTCCTGTGGCAAAGCGGCACCTTCCGGGACAACCAGGAGGTGGCCGAGCGGGTGATGGACTCCATCGATCTGGAGCGCGAGCGCGGCATCACCATCATGGCCAAGAACACGGCCATCCAGTTCGGCAACACCCACATCAATATCGTCGACACCCCCGGCCACGCCGACTTCGGTGGCGAGGTGGAGCGCATTCTCAAAATGGTCGACGGGGTGCTGCTGCTGGTCGATGCCAGCGAAGGGCCGCTGCCGCAGACTCGCTTCGTGCTGCGCAAGGCCCTCGAGGCCGGCCTGCCGCCGATCGTGGTGGTCAACAAGATCGACCGCGCCGATGCGCGGCCGGCGGAGGTGCTGGACGAGATCTACGACCTCTTTATCGATCTCGACGCGGACGAGGATCAGCTCCAGTTTCCGGTGCTCTACGCCATCGCGCGAGACGGCATCGTGCGCCGCGAGCCGGACGGCGAGGACGCGACCCTGCTACCGCTCTTGGAGGAGATCGTGCACACCGTGCCGCCGCCCTCTTACGACACCGACATGCCGCTCCAGATGTTGGTCACCACCCTGGACTACGACGACTACGTCGGCCGCCTGGCCGTCGGCCGAGTAGTCAACGGCACTCTCGAAAAAGGTGCCGAGGTGCTGCTCTGCAAACACAACGGCCAGCAGATCCCGGGGCGCATCGCCATGCTCTACGGCTACAGCGGTCTTGCCCGGGTCGAGGCGAGGCAAGCCCGCGCCGGCGCCATCGTCGCCTTGACCGGCCTCGATGACATCAACATCGGTGAGACCATCACCGATCCCGAAGACCCCCGGCCGCTGCCGTTGATCCAGGTCGACGAACCGACCCTCTCGATGGTCTTCACCATCAATTCGTCACCCCTCTCCGGCCGCGACGGCAAGCACCTGACCTCCCGCCGGCTGCGCCAGCGGCTCGAGCACGAAGCGATGATCAACCCCGCCGTGCGCATCGACCCGACGGACTCGCCGGAGGCCTTCCAGGTGTCCGGCCGCGGCGAGCTGCAGCTCGCCATCCTGATCGAGATGATGCGCCGAGAAGGGTTCGAGCTGTCCGTCGGCAAGCCGCAGGTTCTGATCAAGCAGATCGACGGCAAGACCCATGAGCCGATGGAACACCTGGTCATCGACTGCCCGGAGGAATTCATCGGCCCGGTCACCCAGATGACCGGCACCCGCAAAGGCCGCATGCTGCAGATGATCAACCACGGCTCCGGCCGGGTGCGGCTGGAATTTCGCATTCCCGCCCGCGGCCTGATCGGCTTCCGTTCGGATTTCCTCACGGAGACCCGCGGCACCGGCATCCTGAACCACCTGTTCGACGGCTGGGATGAGTGGCAAGGCGACTTCGCCCACCGCGCCACCGGCTCCCTGGTGGCGGACCGCGCCGGCAAGACCACCGCCTATGCGATCGAGAACCTCCAACCTCGCGGCACCCTGTTCGTCACCCCCGGCCAGGAGGTGTATGAGGGCATGATCGTCGGCGAGCACGTCCGGAACAACGATCTGGACGTCAACATCTGCCGCGAGAAGAAGCTCACCAACATGCGCTCCTCGACCTCCGATGAGCTGGTGCGCCTGGCCGGAGCCCGCAGCCTCAACCTGGAGCAGGCCCTCGAATTCGTGCGCGAGGACGAACTGGTGGAAGTCACGCCGTCGGCCATCCGCATGCGCAAGCGCGAGTTGGCGGCGAACCGCCGTCCCAAGTAG
- a CDS encoding aminotransferase class I/II-fold pyridoxal phosphate-dependent enzyme gives MAQIATSHAISPAAREINDALPVPLAACLSPLGRRSVYPKGIPFQAGEARGKTYNGTIGQITDGAGGALPLPSLAAAVSGLEEDLRDRAVLYSPIDGLPELRRAWRGWQRREIDSAVPSSTPIVTLGLSHGLSLAADLFTGEGTAVAVAEPFWGNYRQTFSTRTGARLVTAPAYRDGVFDAAAPVKALSGLTAAEPAVVIVNFPSNPGGYSPTDDERLELIAALTAEAETRPLAVLCDDAYAGLVYSDRICRRSLFWDLIGIHPNLTPIKVDGATKELSFFGGRVGFLTFPFEPESPAAAALESKVKCLLRATVGSPVAASQAAVLSVLGSPRVAKEVEEVRALLAERAGVLAAALELCDRSVVRPLPFNSGCFALVELPEGVDAEEVRRHLLATADTGLISVGERFLRLAFCSVAVAALPELVRRMEAGVAAVAGR, from the coding sequence ATGGCCCAAATCGCCACATCTCACGCCATTTCACCGGCCGCCCGGGAGATCAATGATGCTTTGCCGGTGCCGCTGGCGGCCTGTCTGTCGCCCCTCGGCCGGCGCTCGGTGTATCCGAAGGGCATTCCGTTCCAGGCCGGCGAAGCCCGCGGCAAGACCTACAACGGCACCATCGGCCAGATCACCGACGGTGCCGGCGGCGCCCTACCGCTGCCTTCCCTAGCGGCGGCGGTGTCGGGGCTCGAAGAGGATTTGCGGGACCGAGCGGTACTCTACTCGCCGATTGACGGGCTGCCGGAACTGCGCCGCGCCTGGCGCGGGTGGCAGCGGCGCGAGATCGACTCCGCTGTGCCGTCGAGCACACCGATCGTCACCCTGGGATTGAGCCACGGCCTCTCCCTGGCGGCGGATCTGTTCACCGGCGAGGGCACCGCCGTCGCCGTGGCGGAGCCCTTCTGGGGCAACTATCGGCAAACCTTCTCGACCCGCACCGGCGCCCGGCTGGTGACCGCTCCGGCCTACCGCGACGGAGTCTTCGATGCCGCGGCTCCGGTCAAAGCACTGTCCGGTCTGACCGCCGCCGAGCCGGCGGTGGTCATCGTCAATTTCCCGTCTAACCCCGGCGGCTATTCGCCGACCGACGACGAGCGTCTGGAGTTGATCGCGGCGCTCACCGCCGAGGCGGAGACGCGGCCGCTGGCGGTGCTGTGCGACGACGCCTATGCCGGCCTGGTCTACAGCGACCGCATCTGCCGCCGCTCGCTGTTCTGGGATCTCATCGGAATCCATCCGAACCTCACGCCGATCAAGGTCGACGGCGCCACCAAGGAACTGTCCTTTTTCGGCGGCCGGGTGGGTTTTCTCACCTTTCCCTTCGAGCCCGAATCGCCGGCCGCGGCGGCCCTCGAAAGCAAGGTCAAGTGCCTGCTGCGGGCGACCGTCGGATCCCCCGTGGCGGCGAGCCAGGCGGCGGTGCTGAGCGTCCTCGGCTCGCCGCGGGTGGCGAAGGAGGTGGAAGAGGTTCGCGCACTGTTGGCCGAGCGCGCCGGGGTTCTCGCCGCGGCGCTTGAACTCTGCGACCGTTCGGTGGTGCGGCCGCTGCCTTTCAACAGCGGTTGCTTCGCGCTGGTCGAGCTGCCGGAGGGAGTCGATGCGGAAGAGGTGCGGCGGCACCTGCTGGCGACCGCCGACACGGGGTTGATTTCGGTAGGCGAGCGTTTCCTTCGCCTCGCCTTCTGTTCCGTCGCCGTCGCTGCCCTGCCGGAGTTGGTGCGCCGGATGGAGGCTGGCGTGGCCGCCGTGGCCGGTCGCTGA
- the map gene encoding type I methionyl aminopeptidase — protein MNDPLLAERPAVVPGRNAPCWCGSGLKYKKCHLAGDRRAKAAARPRRKSGIRLKTPEEIEGIRRAGQLTKKILDDVGEFVVPGAVTGDIDRWIYQITQDHKAIPATLGYKGYPKSCCISINEVVCHGIPGERRLEEGDIANIDVTSVVQGYFGDSSRMYPVGEVSPEAQRLVDTAKECLDAGIATIHPGSHLGDIGAAIQQLAEGRGYSVVQAFGGHGTGVSFHEDPFVPHYGQPGTGVELTAGMVFTVEPMINAGGYRVKVLADDWTAVTVDGSLSAQWEHTLVVTDDGVDLLTG, from the coding sequence ATGAACGATCCTCTCCTCGCCGAACGCCCGGCCGTCGTACCGGGGCGCAACGCTCCGTGCTGGTGCGGCAGCGGTCTCAAGTACAAGAAGTGCCACCTGGCGGGAGACCGGCGGGCAAAGGCGGCGGCGCGGCCGCGGCGCAAAAGCGGCATCCGCCTGAAGACCCCGGAAGAGATCGAGGGTATCCGCCGCGCCGGCCAGCTCACCAAGAAGATCTTGGATGACGTCGGCGAGTTCGTCGTGCCCGGCGCCGTCACCGGCGACATCGACCGCTGGATCTACCAGATCACCCAGGACCACAAGGCCATTCCGGCCACCCTCGGCTACAAGGGCTACCCGAAGAGCTGCTGCATCTCGATCAACGAGGTGGTGTGCCACGGCATCCCCGGCGAACGGCGGTTGGAGGAGGGCGATATCGCCAACATCGATGTCACCTCCGTCGTCCAAGGCTACTTCGGCGATTCGAGCCGCATGTACCCGGTGGGAGAGGTGTCGCCGGAAGCCCAAAGGTTGGTCGACACGGCCAAGGAGTGCCTCGACGCGGGCATCGCCACCATCCACCCGGGCTCACACCTGGGCGACATCGGCGCCGCCATCCAGCAGCTCGCCGAAGGGCGTGGCTATTCGGTGGTGCAGGCCTTCGGTGGCCACGGCACCGGCGTGTCCTTCCACGAGGATCCCTTCGTGCCGCACTACGGGCAGCCGGGAACCGGCGTGGAACTGACGGCCGGCATGGTCTTCACCGTGGAGCCGATGATCAACGCCGGCGGCTATCGGGTGAAAGTGCTCGCCGACGACTGGACCGCCGTCACCGTCGACGGCTCCCTCTCCGCCCAGTGGGAGCACACCCTGGTGGTGACCGACGACGGCGTGGATCTCCTCACCGGCTAA
- a CDS encoding DUF1499 domain-containing protein, whose amino-acid sequence MSQATRLKPCRRSPNCVTSRTPRSAKQRIDPLPFDGPAMDAWDRIKALVAALPRTEIVEQEATPGEGFYLRAEVRSALLRFVDDLELEILPGEQAIHFRSASRTGYSDLGVNRKRLAGLARAFTDGNS is encoded by the coding sequence ATGTCCCAAGCGACCCGCCTCAAGCCCTGCCGCCGATCTCCGAACTGCGTGACCAGCCGCACCCCGCGCAGCGCGAAGCAGCGGATCGATCCTCTGCCCTTCGACGGCCCGGCAATGGACGCCTGGGACCGCATCAAGGCCCTCGTCGCCGCCCTGCCACGTACCGAGATCGTCGAACAAGAAGCGACGCCCGGCGAGGGCTTTTACCTGCGGGCGGAGGTGCGGTCGGCGCTGCTCCGCTTCGTCGACGATCTGGAACTGGAGATTTTGCCCGGCGAGCAGGCCATTCACTTTCGCTCCGCCTCGCGCACCGGGTACTCGGACCTGGGAGTCAACCGCAAGCGCCTCGCCGGCCTGGCGCGGGCCTTCACGGACGGGAATTCCTGA